From Pandoraea vervacti, the proteins below share one genomic window:
- a CDS encoding FadR/GntR family transcriptional regulator, translating to MSFDPIVQVSVSEQVAQRLLTMIRTGVLKPGEQLPPERDLASMLGVGRPAVREAIRGLALLGLLRIRQGEGTFVGSLETRELLEPLEMVIELNAGTLEALFDARLVIEPGVAALAATHIGDADIARLRALVDDEQTLLGDPETFSAADMAFHETIIEACGNPFLQSIANSLYLLGKKSRRVTSQIDGVLVRSLQDHHLILDALAARDPARAAQAMREHLCRVRDAYAVSAAASSGGAQAATSAQST from the coding sequence ATGTCTTTCGATCCCATCGTGCAGGTTTCCGTCTCGGAGCAGGTGGCGCAGCGTCTGCTCACGATGATCCGTACCGGAGTGCTGAAACCCGGCGAACAACTCCCGCCCGAGCGTGATCTCGCGAGCATGCTCGGCGTCGGGCGCCCGGCCGTTCGTGAGGCGATTCGTGGGTTGGCGCTGCTGGGCCTGTTGCGTATCCGGCAGGGAGAGGGGACGTTCGTCGGGTCGCTCGAGACGCGAGAGCTCCTCGAACCCTTGGAGATGGTCATCGAGTTGAACGCGGGCACGCTTGAAGCGTTGTTCGACGCGCGTCTGGTGATCGAGCCCGGGGTGGCAGCGCTGGCGGCAACTCACATCGGCGACGCAGACATTGCGCGATTGCGCGCGCTCGTGGACGACGAGCAAACGCTGCTTGGCGATCCCGAGACGTTCTCGGCGGCCGATATGGCATTTCACGAAACCATCATTGAGGCATGCGGGAATCCGTTTTTGCAGAGCATCGCGAACAGCCTGTATCTGCTCGGCAAGAAGAGCCGTCGCGTCACGTCGCAAATCGACGGTGTGCTTGTGCGCAGCCTTCAGGACCACCACCTGATTCTTGACGCGCTGGCGGCGCGTGACCCGGCGCGTGCGGCACAGGCGATGCGTGAGCATCTGTGCCGCGTGCGCGATGCCTATGCGGTGTCGGCAGCAGCTTCATCGGGCGGCGCCCAAGCCGCCACGTCGGCGCAATCGACCTGA
- a CDS encoding SDR family oxidoreductase, whose protein sequence is MTARLAGKTAVITAAAQGIGRACVEAYLREGARVIATDLNIDALAALADHANLVRRGLDVTDSAAVDELAGELGAIDVLFNCAGFVHHGSVLACDEAAWDFSFDLNVKSMYRTTRAFLPAMLAAGGGAIINMSSAASSVKGVANRFVYGTTKAAVIGLTKSIAADFVSRGIRCNAICPGTVESPSLRQRIATQADAAGTSEAAVRDQFVARQPMGRVGAPDEIAALAVYLGSDESSFTTGAIHVIDGGWSN, encoded by the coding sequence ATGACGGCTCGACTGGCGGGCAAAACCGCCGTCATTACCGCAGCGGCGCAAGGTATCGGACGCGCTTGCGTCGAAGCCTATCTTCGAGAAGGCGCGCGCGTCATCGCAACGGATCTGAACATCGACGCCCTGGCGGCGCTTGCCGATCACGCGAATCTCGTGCGGCGTGGTCTCGATGTCACCGACAGTGCCGCCGTAGACGAACTTGCGGGCGAACTCGGCGCTATCGACGTGCTGTTCAACTGTGCAGGGTTCGTGCACCACGGCTCGGTCCTCGCGTGCGACGAGGCGGCGTGGGACTTCTCGTTCGATCTGAACGTCAAGAGCATGTATCGCACGACGCGGGCATTTCTCCCGGCGATGCTGGCCGCAGGCGGCGGCGCGATCATCAATATGTCGTCGGCGGCATCGAGTGTGAAGGGAGTGGCGAATCGTTTTGTGTATGGCACGACGAAGGCGGCCGTGATCGGCCTGACGAAATCGATTGCGGCCGACTTCGTCTCGCGGGGGATTCGTTGCAACGCGATTTGCCCGGGGACGGTGGAGTCGCCATCGTTGCGTCAGCGGATTGCGACGCAGGCCGACGCGGCGGGGACCAGCGAGGCGGCGGTGCGCGATCAGTTCGTGGCCCGTCAGCCGATGGGGCGTGTGGGCGCGCCCGACGAAATTGCGGCGCTTGCCGTCTATCTGGGTTCCGACGAATCCTCGTTTACCACCGGCGCGATCCATGTGATCGACGGCGGCTGGTCCAATTGA
- a CDS encoding fumarylacetoacetate hydrolase family protein: protein MKLLRYGPKGQEKPGLLDADGKVRDLCGVLADITPQTLSPQGLAALRALDVNSLPVVPSPGRFGVPFSGLGKFLAVGLNYSDHAAEAGLAVPSEPVLFTKWDNCLSGPNDPVVLPKDAVKGDWEVELGFVIGTTARYVPLERALDYVAGYCVVNDVSEREYQIERGGTWDKGKGFDTFGPVGPWLVTTDEIRDPQQLGLWLDVNGVRRQTGNTSTMIFSVAYLVHYLSQFTTLKPGDLVTTGTPPGVGLGHKPPVFLKPGDVMHLGIDGLGEQTQKVHAYDASLLD, encoded by the coding sequence TTGAAACTGCTGCGTTATGGCCCCAAGGGGCAGGAAAAACCGGGTCTGCTCGACGCGGATGGCAAGGTGCGCGACCTCTGCGGCGTGCTCGCGGATATCACGCCGCAAACGCTGAGTCCGCAGGGGCTGGCGGCGCTGCGTGCGCTCGACGTGAATTCGCTGCCGGTGGTTCCGTCGCCAGGCCGGTTCGGGGTGCCGTTCTCGGGCCTCGGCAAGTTCCTCGCGGTCGGACTGAACTATAGCGACCACGCCGCCGAGGCAGGTCTGGCCGTGCCGTCCGAGCCGGTGCTGTTCACCAAATGGGACAACTGTCTGTCGGGACCGAACGATCCGGTCGTGCTGCCAAAGGATGCCGTCAAAGGCGATTGGGAGGTCGAGCTGGGCTTCGTGATCGGTACCACGGCGCGTTACGTGCCGCTGGAGCGCGCACTCGATTACGTCGCCGGCTATTGCGTGGTGAACGACGTGTCGGAGCGCGAATATCAGATCGAGCGTGGCGGCACCTGGGACAAGGGCAAAGGTTTCGACACGTTCGGCCCGGTCGGCCCGTGGCTCGTGACGACGGACGAAATTCGCGATCCGCAGCAACTGGGCCTGTGGCTCGACGTGAACGGCGTGCGTCGACAGACCGGCAATACGTCCACCATGATCTTCAGTGTGGCCTATCTGGTGCATTACCTGAGTCAGTTCACGACGCTCAAGCCGGGCGATCTGGTGACCACAGGCACGCCGCCGGGTGTCGGCCTCGGTCATAAGCCGCCGGTATTTCTCAAACCGGGCGACGTCATGCATCTGGGGATCGACGGGCTGGGCGAGCAGACGCAGAAGGTCCATGCCTACGATGCAAGCTTGCTCGACTGA
- a CDS encoding SDR family NAD(P)-dependent oxidoreductase, with the protein MQDLKGKYVLITGASTGIGAAAAKAFAAQGANVAVHYNRSADKAQAVADAVRAHGVKAITVAADVQDSGAIDAAVAHVLDGFGRIDVLINNAGSLVARTPFTEVTDAYFDEVLNVNARSVMAFSRAVVPAMRKQGGGAIVNVTSIAARHGGGPGALIYAASKGFVSTLTRGMAKELMPDRIRVNAVSPGVIMTPFHEQFSTQAQIDAFRQSIPMGRLGEPDECSGAFLYLASETLASYVTGQIIEVNGGQLMV; encoded by the coding sequence ATGCAAGATCTGAAGGGTAAATACGTTCTGATTACGGGCGCGAGCACCGGCATTGGCGCCGCGGCGGCCAAGGCATTCGCCGCACAGGGGGCGAACGTGGCGGTGCACTACAACCGCTCCGCGGACAAGGCGCAAGCGGTGGCCGATGCGGTGCGGGCCCATGGCGTCAAGGCCATCACCGTGGCGGCCGACGTCCAGGACAGCGGGGCGATCGACGCGGCCGTGGCACATGTGCTGGATGGTTTCGGACGCATCGACGTGTTGATCAACAACGCGGGCAGCCTCGTCGCGCGCACGCCGTTCACCGAAGTGACCGACGCCTATTTCGACGAGGTGCTCAACGTCAATGCACGCTCGGTCATGGCATTCTCGCGTGCTGTCGTGCCGGCGATGCGCAAGCAGGGCGGAGGCGCCATCGTCAATGTCACGTCGATTGCTGCACGTCACGGCGGTGGCCCCGGCGCGCTGATTTATGCGGCGTCCAAGGGGTTCGTGAGCACGCTCACACGCGGCATGGCCAAGGAATTGATGCCGGATCGCATTCGTGTGAATGCGGTGTCACCGGGCGTCATCATGACGCCATTCCACGAGCAGTTCAGCACGCAGGCGCAGATCGATGCGTTTCGCCAGAGTATCCCGATGGGGCGCCTTGGCGAGCCGGACGAATGCTCGGGCGCATTCCTGTATCTCGCCTCGGAAACGCTTGCCAGTTATGTCACCGGGCAGATCATCG